AGCGATGGAAACACTTGACAGGGAAGTCGGACGAGTCGCAAAAGCTATAGAAGATATAGGCGGAGTCATTATAATAACCGGCGATCACGGCAATGCCGAAGAAAAAATCTACAAATTAACCGGTGAAAAAAGAACAAAACATACAACAAACTCTGTGCCTTTCTACCTGATAGGAAAAGATTTTAAAAAAAATAATCCGCTCTCGCAAGAAGAAATAAAAGAAAAATACAAAAGAACGGACGGAATACTGATAGATGTCGCTCCAACAATCTTAAATCTGCTTTCAATAGAAAAACCTTCCGAGATGACAGGGAACAGTTTACTAAAAAAACTGTCCTCTACAGTTTAAAAAATCCGTTCGCCGACCGGCGAACGGATTTTTTAAACTCATTTATTATTTGAAGATTTTGGCTTAATAATTTTATCAACAACTCCATAAGCAAGAGCCTCTTCGGCTCTCATATAGAAATCACGATCAGTGTCTTTCTCTATCTTTGAAATCGGCTGACCGGTATGCTTCGATAGAAGCTGATTAATCCTCTCTTTTACTTTAAGAATCTGCCTTGCCTGAATTTCAACATCAACAGCCTGCCCTTCTGCTCCGCCCATAACCTGATGGAGCATCACCTCCGCATTAGGAAGGATAAAGCGCTTTCCTTTTGCGCCGGCAATAAGAAGTGTTGCGCCCATTGAAGCGGCGATACCGAGTCCTATTGTTGAGACATCGCATTTTATATGTTGCATCGTGTCATAGATGGCAAGTCCGGCGGAAACAGAACCTCCGGGTGAATTGATATAAAGATTTATATCTTTCTTAGGATCTTCCGATTCAAGGAACAAAAGTTGCGCCACGACAGTGTTGGCCACAGCGTCATTTATAGGTCCGGCTAAGAAGATAATCCTCTCTTTTAATAGGCGAGAATAGATGTCGTAAGCCCTCTCGCCAAATTGTGATTTTTCTATAACAGTTGGTATTAACATAACATTAGAATAACAGTTTTAAAATGAGTGTCAAATACTTACCCCCCCCAAGCACCTCGTCAACCTGCCACATTGACATAGATTTAAACGGTTCACTCCGTGGCGGAGTGAACCGTTTAGAAAAGTCTGTAAAATGTGCAACACTGAGTGTTGCACATAAGATTAAAATTAACCTCGCATGATATAATTAGGCCAATGCAAATTTTGAAGAAGAACTTTAAATACTATTTCCTTGGAATACTTTTAGTAGCCACGTTTTTTGTCTGGTATGCCGTATACGCCGAAACGCGCTACGAATTACTCGTCTCATTCTTGGACATCGGACAAGGCGATGCCATCTTCATAGAAACGCCTAATGGCAATCAAGTGCTGATAGACGGAGGGAAAAATAAAAAAATTCTTGAAGAATTGGGGGAAATAATGCCATTTTATGATAAATCTATTGATATAGTGATAGCTACCCACCCAGATGCCGATCACATAGGCGGACTGCCGGAAGTTATAAAAAATTTTGACGTAAACCTAGTGATGGAACCCGGGGTCTCTTCTGACACAAACGTCTATAAAGAATTCAAAAAAGTCATCAATGAAAAGGATATCCAGACAATCCAAGCCAGACAAAGGATGAAGATAAATCTTGATAAAAATGCTTACTTGGAAATATTATTCCCAAACCAAGACGTAGAGGGTTGGGATACTAATGATGCTTCAATAGTGGCGCGGCTTATTTATGGAGAAAATTCTTTTCTCTTCACCGCCGACTCGCCGCAAAAAATAGAAAATTACCTTGCTTCCGCATATCAAGATAATCTTAAAACTGACGTATTAAAAGTCGGACACCACGGGTCCAAAACATCAAGCTCGGAAATATTCTTAGGATATACTAATCCAAGTTACGCAATAATATCCGCTGGTAAAGATAATACTTATGGCCACCCGCACAAAGAAGTAATTGAAAGATTGAAAGACTTTGACATACCGATACTCCGCACTGACGAAATCAGCACAATACAAATAAAAAGCAATGGCTCTAGGTTATATGTCAAATAATTTAGAACTCGTTATTTCAGAGACAATGAGTTGCAAATTAAACCAAAAAGGATACAATAATTTTTATATGGAAACTACAAAAGAAGAAAAAACATTAATAATAATGAAGCCTGATACATTGCAGAGAAACCTTTTAGGTGAAGTGATACGCCGCTTTGAAAGAAAGGGTTTAAAAATCATCGGTATGAAGATGATCCAACTTGAAGATGCAATACTTGAAGAGCATTATTGCCATCATAAAGACAAGCCCTTCTTTGCTGAGATAAAAAGATATATGAAATCCAGCCCGGTAGTTATAATGGTACTCTCCGGTATAAACGCAGTATCAACGACAAGAATAATCGTCGGCCCGACAAAAGGATATGAAGCGGGAGCCGGCAGTATCAGAGGAGATTTCTCAATGAGTATGCAGTCAAATCTTGTACACGCCTCAGACTCCACAGAGACAGCCGAAGAAGAGGTTAAAAGATTCTTTAAAGATGACGAATTGTTTAACTATCAGAAAATAGATTTCAATTTTCTCTATTCAAAAGATGAGATAAAATAACTATTCTAAGTAAAAAATTCGGCTTGAATTTTTTTCGCGATAGAATTATAATAATAATAGGTTGTTTGAGAACATAAACTTCTAGATCAAATAATTGTTTTCGGGAGGATCAGTCATATAACGCCTTGGCGCTACATGCTTCCACCCACTTGGAAACACACTAGGAGTTCACTTCTCAAATGACCGCTAAAAATCCCCCATTTATGCGGGATTTTTATTTATCCAATCTAAATAAATTTATATCATTAATTATATAATGTTTGTGTTATTTTTTGGTATTAATCTTGATTTCTGCTAAAATAAAATTATGTTAAAACTTCATTTCTACGGAGGAGGTCAAGAGGTGACTGGCGCAAACTATCTTCTTGAGCATAAATCAGGAAAAGAGAACACTAAAATACTTATAGATTGCGGAATGTTTCAGGGGTCAAAAGACAGAGAAGAGAAAAATAGCGCTCCTTTTGAATATAACCCTAAGGAAGTAGATGCTCTTATTGTCACTCATGCCCATATGGACCATATAGGCAGGATACCGGTTCTTGTTAAAGACGGCTTTAAAGGGAATATATTCTCTACGCCGGCCACTCGCGAGTTGGCAAAACTTATGCTTGAAGATGCTCTCTCTATAATGGAGCATGAGGCAATACATGAAAACACAAAACCGCCTTACGGAGATAAAGACATATCAAACGCCCTTAGCAAGTGGGAGAGTATTGAATATTATAAAAAAACACCTATCGGCAATCTTGAAATAATTTTAAAAGACGCAGGACACATACTCGGTTCAAGCATCATTGAATTTTATTCCGATGGCAAAAAGATAGTATTCTCAGGCGATCTTGGAAACTCACCTGCGCCGCTTTTAAGAAAGACTGACGCTATAGAGGGAGCTGATTTCTTAATAATAGAAAGCACTTATGGAGACAGAGAACACGAAGAGAGAGATTACCGCAAATTAAAACTGGAAAGAGCCATTGAGGATACAGTAAGCGCAGGAGGAGTGCTTCTAATACCAGCCTTTTCTCTTGAAAGAACACAGGAGCTCCTTTTTGAAATAAACGAGCTTGTTGAACACAAAAGAATTCCGCGAGTCCCTATCTTCCTGGACTCTCCGCTTGCGATAAAAGCGACTGATATCTATAGGCATTATGAAAAGTATTACAATAAAGAAGCGAAATACATCATAAATTCAGGAGATGATGTTTTTAAATTTCCCGGACTCAGATTCACGGAATCTTCTCAAGAATCAAAATCTATAAATAACATACCGGCGCCAAAGATAATCATTGCCGGCTCTGGCATGTCAAACGGCGGAAGAATAATCCACCATGAAAAATTATATCTTGGAGACAAAAGAAATACTCTTATTATCGCCGGGTACCAAGCAGTAAACTCTCTGGGGAGAAGGCTTCAAGACGGCGCTAAGTCTATAAATATTTTCGGAATGGAAATAGCTATAAAAGCAAAGATTCTAAGCTTGAGCGGTTATTCTGCGCACGCAGACGTAAACGGCCTAATGGCCTTTGTGGAAAATAGCGCAAACACGCTTCAAAAAGTTTTTGTCACACAAGGTGAACCGAAAGCATCTCTTAGCCTTGTGCAAAAAATACGAGACAACTTCAACATCAATGCCACATCTCCACAAAATGGCGATTCTGTCGTACTTGTCCCATAAATAATATGCGAATAATCGCCGATCTTCATATCCATTCAAAATACTCACGAGCCGTCTCACAAGATATGACTTTGCCAAACATAGCGCTCTATGCAAAGAAAAAAGGGATTAATGTCATATCAACAGGCGACTTTACTCACCCAGCTTGGATCAAAAGCATAAAGAAAGAATTAATCCCTGCGGAACCAGGACTTTTTACCCTAAAAAATCCCGAGACTTCCTCTCTGGAAGAATTTCCCTCTATGACCGTTCTGGAAAAAAGGAAGCCTCGGGATTTTCCAATTCAAACTCGTTTTATATTAGGCACAGAGATATCCAGTATATATAAAAAGGGCGATAAAGTGCGAAAGATACATAATCTTATATTCACTCCAAGCATAGAATCAGCCGAGAAAATAAATAAAGAATTATCAAAAATAGGAAACTTAAAGTCAGATGGCAGGCCGATACTTGGGCTTGATTCAAAAGAACTTTTAAAGATTATTATGAAAGCAGACAAGGGGTCCATCCTGATACCGGCTCATGCTTGGACGCCGTGGTTCTCAATCTTCGGCGCGATGTCCGGCTTTGACTCTATTGAAGAATGTTTTGAGGAAATGTCAGGCGAAATCTTTGCCATTGAGACCGGCCTCTCTTCAGATCCAAAGATGAATTGGCGATTATCTTCTCTTGATAATATCTCTCTTATTTCAAACTCTGACGCTCACTCTCTTCAAAAGATAGGCAGGGAGGCCAATATCTTTGATACCGAACTTTCATATGACGGCATAATGAACGCTATAAAAAGCAAAGATAAGAAAAAATTTTTATCTACCATAGAATTTTTCCCGGAAGAGGGAAAATATCACTATGATGGTCATAGGAATTGTAATGTATCCATAGATCCGACTTTAGCCACGAGTAATATATGCCCGGCTTGCGGCAAGGAGATGACCATTGGAGTGCTTCACCGTATAAATGAGCTAGCCGACAGGAAACCAAATAAGAAACCCGCCAAAGCAATTCCTTACAAAAACACTATACCTCTTGCTGAAATTATCTCTACGATTGAAAAAGTCGGCGTGAAATCTAAAAAGGTGACTGATATTTATAAAAAATTGATTGAATCTCTCGGAAACGAATTTCATATCCTCCTTAATGATCCCGCCAAAGAGATAGAAAGAGTTGGCGGAAGAGAGATAGCAACCGCCATAGATAAAGTAAGAAAAGGCAAAGTAAAAATAGAACCCGGATACGACGGAGAGTTCGGCAAAATCTCAATATCTTAATCTACTTGGGTATCGGATGTCCAAGTAAAAAAATAGGCCTTCTGTTGGGAAGGCCTTTGTGTACGAGGTAATATAATATTTTTTAAGGAACTTTAATTTGTGGTCGGGAAACGACGCAAGGTGCAACGCGAATGGGTTTGCCTCCTTTTTTTGAGATGAGGTTATGTGGCATCGCCTTGCGTCGAATCCCTATTTTTAAACTCCAATTTAATTTTAAACCAATTGGAGAATATGAAAAGAGCGGTTGTGGATAACTTCTAATTTTTTGTTAAATTACCCAATTCTTCACTTTCTTTATCTGGTCTAGATAAGACTCAAAATCTTGCGGAGTTTCAAGGATAAGTGGAACTGGTTTATCTGACTTCTTGAAAATGGCTTTTATAAAAGACTTAAGCCCTTCTTTGCCGATAGTGCCATGGCCGATATCCTCATGCCTGTCTACTCTTGAGCCAAGCTCTTTTTTAGAATCATTAAGATGGATACAGGCTATATTTTTAATGCCAATAGTCTTATCAATCTCTTCTGCCACTTTTTCTGCTGATTTAGTATTCCACAAGTCATAACCGGCGCCATAAGCGTGAGCCGTGTCAAAGCAGAACTTTACTCTTTTATCTTTGCCGAGTTTTTTAAACACTCTTTCTAAATCAGGCAAAAGGAAACCCATCTCTGTCCCTTGGCTGGCGGTATTTTCTATAATAATTTTTGCCTTTAAGCCAGCTGTTTTCTCAAGAACTATTTTTATATTAGCCACAAAGTTATCTTCCGCTTCACCCTTATCCATAGTAAGACTTTTACCGGAGTGGAGAACCACCCCTTCGGCCCCAAGCTTGTCGGCGTTACACAGGTCTTCCGCCAAAGACTTCATGGGGAAAGAATTCTCTTCAAGAGGACGGGCAAAATTCAATAGATATGAAGCGTGAATTACCGCGTATTTTATATTATTTTTGCTTTTAAATTCTTTAACCTCTTCCGATTCTTTTTCCGTCACCTTCCTGAATTTTGCCGCCATCGGATTTTTAGAAAAAATCTGGATAGCCGAAGCGCCCACTGAAACAGCGTCAGAAAAGGCAGTCTTATACCCCTTAGCGATAGAAAAATGCGCCCCAACTGGAAACTGAATATCTTTCTGCTCTTTATAAACCTTATTATTCATAATCTTAATTATAATTTACCATCCCTACACACTATTTTGTAAACCGCAATTTGTGCAATCCGCCGTGGCGGATTGCACAATCACTACAGAGAAAAACCTGTAATAATCTGAAATAATATGGAAATTACAGGAAACATAAAACTAAAAAGAAAGAAAATGAAAAAGATAAGTAAAATAAGACCGTATTTCTCCATTTTAGCTTGAATATAGCTATATTTGTATGGAATGAGAGCAAAAAGGACTTTTGAACCATCAAGTGGCGGGATAGGGATTAAATTAAATATTGCCAATATAAGGTTTATAAACACCACATATCCGGCTATTTCTATAAATGCTAACGATAAAAATCCCGCATTTAACCGAATCAAAATACCAAAAAACAGAGCGACTGATATATTAGAGAAAGGACCGGCAAGCCCCACCAAAGCCGGACCCCATTTTTGATTTTTTAGATTATAAGGATTATAAGGCAC
The genomic region above belongs to Patescibacteria group bacterium and contains:
- a CDS encoding site-2 protease family protein → MQADFIFVIAILIMSVVIHEVSHGYVAGMLGDPTAKLAGRLTLNPLKHLDFMGSIVVPTVTFLLGGIIFGWAKPVPYNPYNLKNQKWGPALVGLAGPFSNISVALFFGILIRLNAGFLSLAFIEIAGYVVFINLILAIFNLIPIPPLDGSKVLFALIPYKYSYIQAKMEKYGLILLIFFIFFLFSFMFPVISILFQIITGFSL
- the clpP gene encoding ATP-dependent Clp endopeptidase proteolytic subunit ClpP; its protein translation is MLIPTVIEKSQFGERAYDIYSRLLKERIIFLAGPINDAVANTVVAQLLFLESEDPKKDINLYINSPGGSVSAGLAIYDTMQHIKCDVSTIGLGIAASMGATLLIAGAKGKRFILPNAEVMLHQVMGGAEGQAVDVEIQARQILKVKERINQLLSKHTGQPISKIEKDTDRDFYMRAEEALAYGVVDKIIKPKSSNNK
- a CDS encoding MBL fold metallo-hydrolase, coding for MQILKKNFKYYFLGILLVATFFVWYAVYAETRYELLVSFLDIGQGDAIFIETPNGNQVLIDGGKNKKILEELGEIMPFYDKSIDIVIATHPDADHIGGLPEVIKNFDVNLVMEPGVSSDTNVYKEFKKVINEKDIQTIQARQRMKINLDKNAYLEILFPNQDVEGWDTNDASIVARLIYGENSFLFTADSPQKIENYLASAYQDNLKTDVLKVGHHGSKTSSSEIFLGYTNPSYAIISAGKDNTYGHPHKEVIERLKDFDIPILRTDEISTIQIKSNGSRLYVK
- a CDS encoding MBL fold metallo-hydrolase, whose product is MLKLHFYGGGQEVTGANYLLEHKSGKENTKILIDCGMFQGSKDREEKNSAPFEYNPKEVDALIVTHAHMDHIGRIPVLVKDGFKGNIFSTPATRELAKLMLEDALSIMEHEAIHENTKPPYGDKDISNALSKWESIEYYKKTPIGNLEIILKDAGHILGSSIIEFYSDGKKIVFSGDLGNSPAPLLRKTDAIEGADFLIIESTYGDREHEERDYRKLKLERAIEDTVSAGGVLLIPAFSLERTQELLFEINELVEHKRIPRVPIFLDSPLAIKATDIYRHYEKYYNKEAKYIINSGDDVFKFPGLRFTESSQESKSINNIPAPKIIIAGSGMSNGGRIIHHEKLYLGDKRNTLIIAGYQAVNSLGRRLQDGAKSINIFGMEIAIKAKILSLSGYSAHADVNGLMAFVENSANTLQKVFVTQGEPKASLSLVQKIRDNFNINATSPQNGDSVVLVP
- the ndk gene encoding nucleoside-diphosphate kinase; the encoded protein is METTKEEKTLIIMKPDTLQRNLLGEVIRRFERKGLKIIGMKMIQLEDAILEEHYCHHKDKPFFAEIKRYMKSSPVVIMVLSGINAVSTTRIIVGPTKGYEAGAGSIRGDFSMSMQSNLVHASDSTETAEEEVKRFFKDDELFNYQKIDFNFLYSKDEIK
- a CDS encoding endonuclease Q family protein codes for the protein MTLPNIALYAKKKGINVISTGDFTHPAWIKSIKKELIPAEPGLFTLKNPETSSLEEFPSMTVLEKRKPRDFPIQTRFILGTEISSIYKKGDKVRKIHNLIFTPSIESAEKINKELSKIGNLKSDGRPILGLDSKELLKIIMKADKGSILIPAHAWTPWFSIFGAMSGFDSIEECFEEMSGEIFAIETGLSSDPKMNWRLSSLDNISLISNSDAHSLQKIGREANIFDTELSYDGIMNAIKSKDKKKFLSTIEFFPEEGKYHYDGHRNCNVSIDPTLATSNICPACGKEMTIGVLHRINELADRKPNKKPAKAIPYKNTIPLAEIISTIEKVGVKSKKVTDIYKKLIESLGNEFHILLNDPAKEIERVGGREIATAIDKVRKGKVKIEPGYDGEFGKISIS
- a CDS encoding deoxyribonuclease IV — protein: MNNKVYKEQKDIQFPVGAHFSIAKGYKTAFSDAVSVGASAIQIFSKNPMAAKFRKVTEKESEEVKEFKSKNNIKYAVIHASYLLNFARPLEENSFPMKSLAEDLCNADKLGAEGVVLHSGKSLTMDKGEAEDNFVANIKIVLEKTAGLKAKIIIENTASQGTEMGFLLPDLERVFKKLGKDKRVKFCFDTAHAYGAGYDLWNTKSAEKVAEEIDKTIGIKNIACIHLNDSKKELGSRVDRHEDIGHGTIGKEGLKSFIKAIFKKSDKPVPLILETPQDFESYLDQIKKVKNWVI